The proteins below are encoded in one region of Segatella copri:
- a CDS encoding hybrid sensor histidine kinase/response regulator transcription factor yields the protein MGKTGRLYLCALAMVIFVLASCSRKHEISFTAKERHEIDSIVKSLHSMDRLDSIHQAMRKQQNLLGQIIVLREWGKQLRNESRFDEALEKHGEGLELAEHVGDTLEWVQALNNIGTDYRRMGILDAAQKYHKNALIMAEECSDTSFTACKNRVISLNGLANVYLTVQNFHLADSCLRQALAGEKSLGSITGQAINCANLGSIFEIKGQTDSAWIYYKKSMELNTQDGNTLGIALCHTYFGNLYEKAHQLDKALAEYNKAYHLMKSSKDQWHTLNSLIAIAGVYITKGDCKKAESFLTKAKNITTSIHSTEHLAQIYDLYCKLCKKRGDWRSALLAHERSAALQDSLIDMEKVNRMQSVSFNIEHERYTRHVATANNKITQERLARHTGYAIFAVIIFFLAVIIGLLIYNRKLSKRGYEALKKLNDMRETFFRNVTHEFRTPLTVILGLSRDLQKDSITTDEAHDMGMTIERQGNRILRLINQLLDISKIRSAIGKPEWRNGNIVAYISMIVEMFEDYSRKRDIKLQFIPHENEIYTDFVPEYMNKLMSNLLSNAIKFTPALGKVSISLWRNGRRLHIVISDTGCGISKENLPHIFEEFYQADNNEEAGTGIGLALVYQIVKQLDGTISVESTEGKGTTFHIVLQIKAESKMSHSILKEEPKAISLGNDTQTKLLSDSPHFEESVEGLIDSSGKVSILIVEDNADVATYIGRQLGIKYNVLYARNGEEGFDLASKQLPDAIVTDLMMPKMDGMELMRKIRSDELTSHIPIVVVTARVTEADRLRGLEAGADAYLTKPFSSDELLTRIDKLLEQRTRLQKKFSQMILSNDDKPNTQTLSPASEVRREEPFVNRVTDCIYVILNSGKFADVNTVAERLNMSYSQFYRKLTAITGLTPVQYIQRTKVAKAKLMLTKHPEMSFNAVADQCGFTDYSNFVRAFRNVLNITPTQFVRQITNSPKD from the coding sequence ATGGGAAAAACAGGGAGACTTTATCTGTGTGCATTGGCAATGGTGATTTTTGTGCTTGCATCTTGCAGTAGAAAGCACGAAATCTCGTTCACGGCTAAAGAGCGACATGAGATAGACAGCATCGTGAAGTCTTTGCACAGTATGGACAGGCTTGACAGTATTCATCAAGCAATGCGCAAGCAACAGAATTTGCTCGGGCAGATAATCGTACTGCGCGAGTGGGGCAAGCAGTTGCGCAACGAAAGCCGTTTCGACGAGGCTCTGGAGAAACACGGCGAAGGATTGGAGCTTGCCGAACACGTGGGCGACACGCTTGAATGGGTGCAGGCGCTGAACAACATCGGCACCGACTACCGCCGCATGGGAATTCTCGATGCAGCGCAAAAGTACCACAAGAACGCACTGATAATGGCAGAAGAATGTTCTGACACATCGTTTACCGCATGCAAGAACCGCGTCATCTCGCTCAATGGACTTGCCAACGTCTATCTCACCGTCCAGAACTTTCATCTTGCCGACAGCTGTCTGCGACAAGCCCTTGCCGGCGAAAAATCACTCGGTAGCATCACGGGGCAAGCCATCAACTGCGCTAACCTCGGCTCTATATTTGAAATCAAAGGACAGACCGACTCTGCATGGATTTACTACAAAAAGTCAATGGAACTCAACACCCAAGATGGCAATACGCTCGGCATAGCTCTCTGCCACACCTATTTCGGCAACCTCTATGAGAAGGCGCATCAACTTGACAAGGCCCTGGCGGAATACAACAAAGCCTACCACTTGATGAAGAGTTCCAAGGACCAATGGCACACGCTGAACTCGCTTATCGCTATCGCTGGAGTATATATAACCAAGGGAGACTGCAAAAAGGCCGAAAGTTTTCTCACAAAGGCCAAGAACATCACCACAAGCATACACAGCACTGAGCATTTGGCACAAATATACGACCTTTACTGCAAACTCTGCAAAAAACGTGGCGACTGGCGAAGCGCGCTGCTTGCCCATGAACGGTCGGCTGCGCTTCAAGACAGTCTCATCGACATGGAGAAGGTGAACCGCATGCAAAGTGTCAGCTTCAATATTGAGCACGAACGGTATACACGACATGTCGCTACCGCCAACAACAAGATAACGCAAGAACGATTGGCTCGCCATACAGGATATGCCATTTTTGCAGTCATCATCTTCTTTCTTGCCGTCATCATCGGATTGCTCATCTATAACCGCAAGCTCAGCAAACGTGGCTATGAAGCGCTAAAGAAGCTCAACGACATGCGTGAAACATTCTTCCGCAACGTCACACACGAATTCCGCACACCGCTGACTGTTATCCTCGGACTGAGCCGTGACTTGCAGAAGGACAGCATAACAACGGATGAAGCACACGACATGGGCATGACAATCGAAAGGCAAGGCAACCGAATACTAAGACTTATCAATCAGTTGCTCGACATTTCAAAGATTCGTTCTGCCATCGGCAAGCCGGAATGGAGGAACGGCAATATTGTGGCATACATAAGCATGATAGTTGAGATGTTCGAGGATTATAGCCGGAAGCGTGACATTAAACTTCAGTTTATTCCCCATGAGAACGAGATATACACTGACTTTGTACCCGAATACATGAACAAGCTCATGAGTAATCTACTGTCGAATGCCATAAAGTTTACGCCTGCTTTGGGAAAGGTAAGTATCAGCTTGTGGCGCAACGGCAGACGACTGCATATAGTCATAAGCGACACGGGGTGCGGCATATCAAAGGAGAACCTGCCACACATCTTCGAGGAATTCTATCAGGCTGACAATAACGAAGAAGCGGGAACAGGCATCGGCCTGGCGCTTGTCTATCAGATTGTGAAACAACTTGACGGCACAATTTCCGTAGAGAGCACTGAGGGAAAAGGCACCACATTCCATATCGTGCTACAGATCAAAGCAGAAAGCAAAATGTCCCACAGTATCCTCAAAGAAGAGCCGAAGGCAATTTCTCTTGGCAATGATACACAGACTAAACTTTTGTCCGATTCCCCACATTTCGAGGAATCAGTAGAGGGCTTGATCGATAGCTCGGGCAAGGTTTCCATCCTCATCGTTGAGGACAATGCCGATGTGGCAACATACATCGGCAGGCAACTCGGCATAAAGTATAATGTTCTTTATGCCCGAAACGGCGAGGAAGGTTTTGACTTAGCCAGCAAACAACTGCCTGATGCTATTGTTACCGACCTTATGATGCCGAAGATGGACGGCATGGAACTGATGCGGAAGATACGCAGCGACGAGCTGACAAGCCACATTCCTATTGTCGTTGTCACGGCAAGAGTCACCGAGGCAGACCGTCTCCGTGGTCTTGAGGCTGGAGCCGACGCATATCTTACGAAGCCTTTCAGCAGCGATGAACTTCTCACCCGTATCGACAAATTACTTGAACAGCGTACACGCCTGCAGAAGAAGTTCTCACAGATGATTCTATCAAACGATGACAAGCCGAACACGCAAACGCTATCTCCTGCCAGCGAGGTCAGAAGAGAGGAGCCCTTCGTCAACCGTGTCACCGACTGTATCTACGTCATTTTAAATTCAGGCAAGTTTGCTGATGTCAACACTGTTGCAGAACGACTTAACATGAGCTACAGCCAGTTCTATCGCAAGCTGACAGCAATCACGGGACTCACACCTGTGCAATATATTCAACGCACAAAGGTGGCGAAGGCAAAACTGATGCTCACGAAACATCCTGAGATGAGTTTTAACGCTGTTGCCGACCAATGTGGGTTCACCGACTACTCGAATTTCGTGCGTGCCTTCCGCAATGTGCTAAATATTACTCCGACACAGTTCGTCAGGCAAATAACCAACTCTCCGAAAGACTGA
- a CDS encoding amino acid kinase family protein: MFTDNDELSGLIARMLNVDALVLLSNVDGIYNGDPSLPTSRIIPSIYHDRDDSRRYQGYFVSYQNRDSKKGRMKGKGWIIAVTTLLLS; this comes from the coding sequence ATGTTTACCGATAACGATGAATTATCGGGCTTGATAGCAAGAATGCTGAATGTCGATGCCCTCGTTTTGCTCTCCAATGTGGATGGCATTTACAATGGCGACCCATCTCTCCCAACCTCTCGCATCATCCCTTCGATATATCACGACCGAGATGACAGCAGAAGATACCAAGGGTACTTTGTTTCATATCAAAACCGAGATTCGAAAAAAGGGAGGATGAAGGGTAAGGGGTGGATTATAGCAGTAACTACTCTTTTACTTTCATAA
- a CDS encoding AAA family ATPase, with protein sequence MLIGRKEELKTLHQALIADESKFVAIYGRRRVGKTFLVREAFNNDFAFYHTGLANETNRIQLAEFNRSLTSYSKQKQSKLKDWYDAFDRLGQLLAQSTIPKKVVFIDEMPWMDSPRSNFLSALEHFWNGWASARKDILLIVCGSATSWIINKVIKNHGGLHNRVSVRIHLKPFCLRECELYSEEMGLRFNRRQVLEGYMIMGGVPFYWSQLKPGMSLAQNINQLFFSEDGNLRHEFDDLYDSLFKQPKPYLSIVDTLATKKVGMTRTEILQATKLTDNGKLTEYLENLEYCGFIRKYNCIGMKAKNALFQLMDNYTLFYYKFIKDSYINDAQYWTKITGKPEYNTWCGLAFERVCLQHVEQIKTKLGIQGVITTVYSWSVAGSKDKPGAQIDLLIDRSDDVINLCEIKYSKAPFQITNTIDASLQNKRERFIQETGTEKAVHLTMITTMGLSDNPYAWDVQSAVTMDDLFVL encoded by the coding sequence ATGTTAATAGGTAGAAAAGAAGAACTGAAGACACTTCATCAAGCATTGATTGCAGATGAGTCGAAGTTTGTTGCCATATATGGGCGCAGACGAGTGGGAAAGACTTTCCTGGTAAGGGAGGCCTTCAACAATGACTTTGCCTTTTATCATACAGGATTGGCAAATGAGACCAATCGCATACAATTGGCAGAGTTCAACCGTTCACTCACATCATATAGCAAACAGAAACAGTCGAAGTTAAAAGATTGGTATGATGCTTTTGACAGGTTGGGGCAACTGTTGGCACAATCTACTATCCCCAAGAAAGTAGTGTTCATCGACGAGATGCCATGGATGGATTCTCCACGCTCCAATTTCCTTTCGGCTTTGGAACATTTCTGGAATGGATGGGCTTCCGCCCGCAAGGATATTCTCCTCATCGTTTGCGGCAGTGCTACCTCATGGATTATCAATAAGGTGATTAAAAATCATGGTGGATTGCACAACCGTGTGTCTGTCCGCATTCATCTGAAACCGTTTTGCTTAAGGGAATGCGAACTCTATTCCGAAGAAATGGGACTGCGCTTTAATCGCCGACAGGTTTTGGAAGGCTATATGATCATGGGAGGTGTTCCGTTTTATTGGTCTCAACTGAAACCGGGAATGAGTCTGGCACAGAACATCAACCAGTTATTTTTCTCAGAGGATGGCAATCTTCGTCACGAGTTTGATGACTTATACGACTCTTTGTTCAAACAGCCTAAGCCTTATCTCTCGATAGTAGATACTTTGGCAACCAAGAAAGTCGGAATGACCCGAACAGAAATCTTACAAGCAACCAAGTTGACCGACAATGGCAAGTTGACGGAATACTTAGAGAACTTGGAATACTGCGGATTTATCCGAAAATATAATTGCATCGGAATGAAAGCTAAGAATGCCTTGTTCCAGTTAATGGACAATTACACCTTATTTTATTATAAGTTTATCAAGGACAGCTATATCAATGACGCACAATATTGGACCAAGATTACCGGCAAACCCGAGTACAACACGTGGTGCGGTTTGGCTTTTGAACGAGTATGCCTACAGCATGTGGAGCAAATCAAGACAAAGCTAGGCATTCAAGGAGTTATCACCACGGTTTATTCTTGGAGTGTAGCTGGGAGCAAGGATAAGCCGGGAGCACAGATTGACTTGCTGATAGACAGGAGCGATGATGTCATCAATCTCTGTGAAATCAAATACTCCAAGGCTCCATTTCAGATAACTAATACGATAGATGCGAGTTTACAAAACAAGCGAGAGCGTTTCATCCAAGAAACTGGCACCGAAAAAGCCGTACATCTTACAATGATTACGACCATGGGATTATCCGACAATCCTTATGCCTGGGATGTTCAGTCGGCAGTAACAATGGACGACTTGTTTGTTCTCTAA
- a CDS encoding beta-propeller fold lactonase family protein has product MTPNGQFMLVACRGSHVIQVFKINKKTGMMVDTKQDMF; this is encoded by the coding sequence ATCACGCCTAATGGGCAGTTTATGCTTGTGGCGTGCCGTGGCAGTCATGTGATTCAGGTTTTCAAAATCAATAAGAAAACTGGAATGATGGTTGATACGAAGCAGGATATGTTCTGA
- a CDS encoding DUF6377 domain-containing protein, whose product MKVVLWFLMMFMPLLANASSLNEEQLFHRLDSYIAQRSKFTQRKEAKLLRLKKQLYMTSDKRSQLSLYNQIYREYYTYRYDSAMTYAKKGYQLAVQLQDDYFINLNKINRAAVLSTGGFYSQAEDLMLAIDVEKMSPKLLQYYYYTLTWVYNYWETFCNKSEFQEGLEAKKRFYLGKTLEHIGNKESALYYYLSGEIEFLKQRTSKKTLQFYMKALSASPLNSRVYASSAYCIARYYYDTDQKDLYEKYIVEAAISDQICPLKENLALQEFSTYLYNKDASYAKRVAKYLYCSMEDAQFYNNRLRMVEISRILPLITETNHQAEVRKNRIVTASLVIVSILSLGFLAMAFFAFKMNKRLAKSRREIKSQNTLLGELNQKLLNTNKRRETYMHLFMDISAVYIKKLDDYRKLVSRKIKAKQTADLLTAINSYKLAEEEAANFYIRFDKAFIDLYPNFVEEFNQLLLPEKQIVLPAPNSLTKELRIYALMRLGITDGQELATLLFYSTQTIYNYKAAIRKRAKDLTTFDAAINRLCNVIG is encoded by the coding sequence ATGAAAGTAGTATTGTGGTTCTTAATGATGTTTATGCCATTACTGGCAAATGCTTCTTCCTTAAACGAGGAACAGCTGTTCCATCGTTTAGACAGTTACATCGCTCAGCGAAGCAAGTTTACCCAAAGAAAAGAAGCGAAACTGCTAAGACTCAAAAAGCAACTATACATGACTTCCGACAAGCGCAGCCAACTTAGTCTCTATAACCAGATTTACAGAGAGTATTATACCTATCGTTACGACTCTGCCATGACATACGCCAAGAAGGGCTACCAGCTGGCAGTACAACTTCAGGATGATTATTTCATCAACCTGAATAAAATCAATCGTGCGGCAGTGCTGTCAACAGGCGGTTTCTACAGCCAGGCAGAAGACTTAATGCTCGCAATAGACGTGGAGAAAATGTCACCTAAATTATTGCAATACTATTATTATACCTTGACTTGGGTATATAACTACTGGGAAACTTTCTGCAACAAGTCGGAGTTTCAAGAAGGATTAGAAGCCAAGAAACGTTTTTATTTAGGCAAGACTCTTGAGCATATCGGCAACAAGGAATCCGCTCTTTATTACTATCTGTCAGGAGAGATTGAATTTCTAAAGCAGCGTACAAGCAAAAAAACACTTCAGTTCTACATGAAGGCGCTTTCTGCCAGTCCCCTGAACAGCCGTGTGTATGCCTCATCGGCTTATTGCATAGCCCGCTATTATTATGATACCGACCAAAAGGATTTATACGAAAAGTATATTGTAGAAGCAGCCATCTCAGACCAGATATGTCCCCTGAAGGAGAATCTGGCCCTTCAGGAGTTTTCCACCTATCTATATAATAAGGATGCCTCCTATGCAAAGAGGGTTGCCAAATACCTCTATTGCTCCATGGAGGATGCCCAATTCTACAACAACCGTCTCCGCATGGTTGAGATTTCACGCATACTTCCCCTTATCACAGAAACGAACCATCAGGCAGAAGTACGCAAGAACCGCATCGTAACAGCATCTCTCGTCATCGTGAGCATCCTGTCGCTAGGATTCCTTGCCATGGCTTTCTTTGCGTTCAAGATGAACAAGCGCCTAGCCAAGAGCCGTAGGGAGATAAAAAGCCAAAATACACTCTTGGGCGAACTGAACCAGAAGCTGCTCAACACCAATAAACGAAGAGAGACCTATATGCATTTATTTATGGACATCAGTGCCGTATATATCAAGAAACTGGATGATTATCGCAAATTGGTAAGCCGCAAAATCAAGGCAAAGCAAACTGCCGATCTTCTGACTGCCATCAACAGCTACAAGCTGGCAGAAGAAGAGGCAGCCAACTTCTATATTCGCTTCGACAAGGCATTCATTGACTTGTATCCGAATTTCGTGGAAGAGTTCAACCAACTGCTGTTGCCAGAAAAGCAGATTGTTCTCCCTGCCCCTAACAGTCTCACCAAGGAACTGCGTATCTATGCACTGATGCGACTGGGAATTACGGATGGACAGGAACTGGCCACCCTCCTGTTCTATTCTACGCAAACCATCTATAATTACAAGGCAGCCATCAGAAAGCGAGCCAAAGACCTCACCACTTTTGATGCAGCCATCAACCGACTATGCAATGTGATAGGCTAA